Genomic DNA from Prevotella intermedia ATCC 25611 = DSM 20706:
GCCTTCGCACCAATACTTTCGGTGCCGTATTCCGCATTCGCCACCACATGGCAATAGCCATTCACCAGTACTTCCACGAACACGGATTCTACTATTTCCACACACCGCTCATCACAGGTAGCGATGCTGAAGGTGCAGGAAATATGTTCCAAGTAACCACACTCGACTTAGACCGTGTGGCAAAATCGGACGAAGTGGATTACAGTGCTGACTTCTTTGGCAAGAAAACCCATCTTACCGTATCGGGACAGTTGGAAGGCGAACTCGGTGCAACAGCACTCGGAGCTATCTATACGTTCGGTCCTACGTTCCGTGCAGAAAACTCTAATACGCCAAGACACTTGGCAGAGTTCTGGATGATAGAACCCGAAGTGGCTTTTATCGACCAGCAAGAATTGATGGACTTGGAAGAAGACTTCATTAAATATTGCGTTCGTTGGGCATTGGAGAATTGTAAGGACGACCTTGAGTTCCTCAACCAAATGATTGACAAGGAACTTATTGCCCGCCTCGAAGGTGTTTTGAAAGATACTTTCGTGCGCCTTACCTACACAGAAGGCTTCGAAATATTGAAGAAAGCACAAGAAGATGGTGTTAAATTCGAGTTTCCAGTAGCTGAATGGGGAATGGACTTAAGCAGCGAACACGAACGCTACTTGGTGGAAGAACACTTCAAACGCCCAGTAATTATGACCGACTACCCAAGTCAGATTAAGTCTTTCTATATGAAGAAGAACGAAGACGGAAAGACTATGCAGGGCACCGACGTACTCTTCCCACGCATTGGCGAAATCATTGGTGGTTCTGTTCGTGAGGAAAGCTACGAAAAGCTGCTCGAAGAAATCCACAATCGCGGTATGAAGGAAGAAGTTTACGATTGGTATCTTGACACCCGCAAGTATGGAACATGCCCTCACGGCGGTTTCGGACTTGGTTTCGAGC
This window encodes:
- the asnS gene encoding asparagine--tRNA ligase, whose translation is MKRTKVVDALSCTDFGKDINVRGWVRSHRSSKAVDFIALNDGSTINNIQVVVDPASVDAEILKSITTGACISATGVLVESQGKGQTSEIQCKEIEVYGLCPSDYPMQKKGQSFEYMRKYGHMRLRTNTFGAVFRIRHHMAIAIHQYFHEHGFYYFHTPLITGSDAEGAGNMFQVTTLDLDRVAKSDEVDYSADFFGKKTHLTVSGQLEGELGATALGAIYTFGPTFRAENSNTPRHLAEFWMIEPEVAFIDQQELMDLEEDFIKYCVRWALENCKDDLEFLNQMIDKELIARLEGVLKDTFVRLTYTEGFEILKKAQEDGVKFEFPVAEWGMDLSSEHERYLVEEHFKRPVIMTDYPSQIKSFYMKKNEDGKTMQGTDVLFPRIGEIIGGSVREESYEKLLEEIHNRGMKEEVYDWYLDTRKYGTCPHGGFGLGFERLILFVTGMQNIRDVIPFARTPKNAEF